The following is a genomic window from Natator depressus isolate rNatDep1 chromosome 17, rNatDep2.hap1, whole genome shotgun sequence.
GAGGGGGTATAACCCACTGGGAGGGGCTGGATCGGGCTTTGGGGGTACCTGGGTGTATCCCATTGGAGGGGTATCACAAATCTGTCCGTGGTGGGGCACCCCCTTTAGGCTACATGGGGATGCACATGTGGGAGTCCAGTTACTCCATGTATGAGGTGCCACTGTGGGGGCTGGGCCTCTCCAGCCCAGGGTAGCTCCGTAGCCTCTTCCATGCTACGGCAGGGTTAGTGACCCCTTCACAAGGGGGTTGCACAGGGGTCACTGTGTAGTGGACACCTCTTGTGTACCTGATCTCTGTCCCAGCagagtccccacccccacctgtcTGCAATAGTCTGGACAGTGGAGAGCTTTGTCCCTGTGCATGGGGCCCCGACTCACCACTTCTCTGCTTCCAGGCCTGCTACGCTGCCTTCCAGGTGTGCGCCCCGTTCATAGGCCTCACGGGGCTCGGGGGAGCCTTTGACAGTAGGCTCCTGACAGGCGCCTCCGGGGAGAGGCACGAACACTTGATGGGACACGTCTGCAAACAGCTGGTGAGAGAGCTGCCGAGGCTGGGTCATTCTCTGTGACTGTGCTTTAGACCCAACAGCAGGGTagcccttcctccctcctgctcATTCCCTTGCTAAGGCCCCAGGAGCAGCTCTGAGAGGCAGGCTGTGAGCACATCCGTGTGTCCAAAGCACCTGTGTCATGGGAGCTCAGGGCTCTACAGCTCTGTTGTTTAGGATTtagcctccccagccccaggcagggttTGGTCTGatttctccatccccctccccacccctcatttCCAGGATCAGGCTGTGGTGAGCAGGGGGGCTGACCTGTCTCTAGGTCAGGAGGAACTCATGCCGTCTCTGTCGCTGGTCCCTCCTAGGCCCAGAAGGACCCTGTGCTGCTGGACAGTCTCATCATGGAGACCTGCCTGCACCTCCACAGCCACTGGGAGGGGATCAGACTGGCAGCAGCCAAGCTGGCAGGTGAGACAGTGCCCAGTGATCAGCACCCCGATGGTGACGGGGAACAGGGTGGAGTGACCCTGCCTTCGCGGCCAGGTTGCAGCTCCGGAGCCAGGCCCACGAAGGCAGTGGTGTGACTCCAGGGAAAGCCAGGAGATAGGCCCAAGACAGAGCCATTAATCTGACCCCTTTTGAATGCGGTGGGAGGGTCCAGTTTGAACCCCTGGCTCTGAATCGGCCCCTGTGGCTTGGGCCCAGattggctccagcccaggaggTGCCATGTTGTGGTTCTGGTCCAGACAAGGCCagaatctcatgagaacagccatTCTTGTGAGATCCTGGCCCaaagcctggggccctgggttCAAGGTGTCAGGAACCCACCCTGCCTTGCAGCACCCTGGGACAACATGCTCCTCTTGTGTCTCCAGGGATCCTTGCAGAGAACATGGAGGCCCAGCATGTTCAGCAGCTGGATCTGGGGAAGCTGCTGTGCTGTAAGTTCCCcagaccaccccacccccaccccagctcctgcccaAGGAGCCACCCACCAGGGCCCATCCAGCTGGCACAGAGCAGAAGGGGCAAACATGAGAACTGCTGATGCCGAGGGCCACGttctgctcttgcttgcagcAGAGCAAATGGGGAGCAATGCCCTTGAGGTCACTGGGGTGGCTGTGCATTGACATCAGGGCAGCTGGCAGGTGAGTGTGGCTGGAAGCTCACGGGCTGGACGGTGGGGGCCAAACACCCCCTCCCAGCGGGACGCTGGATCCAGCCTCGGCAGGCACTGCCACTGCTCGCACAAACAAGCCCAGGACTGCGGGAAATGCACCTGGTGCTGTCAGTGCCTGGTCCGcatgctgggggctctgaccTTGAGGATACAGCCCATGGTCATTGTAGGGCTTGGCCAGTGTGGTCCTTGCCCCAGGGATCTGTGTTTATGCACAGGTATCTCATCCCAAAGGGGTTTCTCTTCCTCCCCGCAGCCCTCCAGGCGCTGCATGGTGACCCCAGCACTGCTGTCGAGATTGCTGTGGCAGAAGCTGTCAGCACCATCAGCCAGAAGCAGCGGGTagccctgcaggagccaggtccCAGCCACACAGGCCCCAGAGGCCGAGGGAGGCTGCTCTTTGTGAGGAAGCTCTTCAGGAGAAAAGGGAAGGGGAGACCCCTGGCAGGGCCCCTAGATGCCGCAGAGTCAGATAGCATCTCCAGCAGCTGATGTTGGAAGGAGATGGGTGCTGCTGCCAGAGCAGAGGATTGGGGCCTTTGGAACTGAGTGTTCCCCGCACTCAAGGGACTCTGGACATtgatgtgtatatatgtgtatatattctGTGCCTTTCCAGCCGTGGTCTGGGCTTTGCTATCTCGTCGGAGTCTGAGTCCAGGGCCCCAATCAGTCCCAGCCCTGAGTCAGCAGGAGCTGGGAGCGTGGGCATCTCACAGACTGGGCTGCTAAAGGTGCAGGAGCCATAAATATGGGAACCATGGGGAAAGTCCCCTGGCACAATTGAATGCCCATGGGGTGAGATGGCAGCTGGGTGGGGCTATTGGCCAGGTGAGTCGCAGGCCGGCCTGTGCCAGGAAAGGAGGTTGTAATTTAGCCATGGCTTTTTATCTAGAGAGCGTCCTCCCTTACCTTTCCCTGCTCTCCTGGGTGAAGTCCAGCTCCTGCCATTGACTCTGAAATGCTGCTCCGGGTAGGACAGTGCTGTTGCATGGGGGAGCGCAATGCAATTCTACCGGGGGATTCTCTGCTACTTCCAGGCTCCAGGGTTCGCTTATTTGACCTGATAAAAGCTCCTTTGGGGCTGTTCTTttaaaccccaaacccctctaaAGAGACTCTctcagcctcccttcccccacaccgtCTCCCAGCCTACTCCCACCCTATCAGGCTACCAGAGGTTAGCAGAGGCTCAAGAAGTGGCCACCAGCACTGCCTTGCTCTGCTGTGATGGAGAGAGAAGCAAGCTTCACGGACCTTAGGGCCTAGGGGACATTTTGACCTGGAAAAGGCTAGTGTTAGGTGCTGTGTGTAACACTGGCTCTCCGTGCACATCTGTCCCTGTGGCTGTCTCAGTGAGAGCAGCAGCCCACTCCTTCCAGCTAAGGAATCATAGAagggtaggactggaagggacctcgagaggtcgtctagtccagtcccctgcactcaagacaggactaagtattagctagaccatccctgacaggtgtttatccaacatGCTCTTAAACATCTCCGGTGACgagattccacaaccaccctaggcaatttgttccagtgcttaactaccaagacaggaagtttttcctaggaagtccaacctaaacttcccttgctgcaatttcagcccaaTGCTTCGTGTCCTATCCTCAAaatttaacaagaacaatttttctccctcctccttgtaacaacttttatgtatttgaaaactgttaccatgtcccctctcagtcttctcttctccagactaaacaaacccaatttttcaatcttccctcatagatcatatGTTTTCTAgcactttaatcatttttgttgctgtcctctggactttctccaatttgtccacaactttcctgaaatgtggtgccaagaactggacacaatactccagctgaggccatatCAGCACCgactagagtggaagaattacttctcgtgtcttgcttacaacactcctgctaatacatcccagaaggatgtttgatttttttgtgaCAGTGTTACAcagctgactcatatttagcttgtgatccactatgacccccagatccctttccacagtactccttcctaggcagtcacttccgGGGAGACCTTaggtcccagcctggggcagtctGTGCATGTTATTCTTCTGCAGAACATTAAACTTCTGAGAACACACGAGAGTCTGGCCTTGGTTTGCCCCAACAGCAGGGCTTTGCTGACctttaactttaaaaacaataagCTAAAAAGCCATTGTGTGGTGCCTCTCTAATGGACTCACGGGACTGTGTGATGGTCTGTACTATTATGGTCatcacttttacaagactatagTAAATTTTGTGCAAAGtaagccttgtgaggtatcatttgaaaactcataatctgatgaacattattgtcctggtaaaatatgtgacGAGGGAGATGTAAATAGGAAACAGGGGAGATGTAGACAGGAACAGCTATTCTGACAGCACAGCAGTGTAAAAGGCCCCCCAGGCTAGAGGATTAAGGagccacagctgttcaacagtccagattgtaccctgagGCCTGTCGCACTATAGACGGTTCAGTGCAGCAGAGGAGGGAGTCTGGAAAAGGAACCACCCCGGAATATTGCGGCTGGATCGTGAAGCGAGGCTGTAGGGATGTGGGTAGTCACTCCCCACGTGAGATGGGGCTCTGCTCAGGTTCAAAGCTTTGGCAGACAGTGCTTTCCCCTTACAGGGTGTTACCTGCACAATCATTGGTTCAGCCAAGCTCTGGGGCGGCAGCCCTGTGAGAGTTTATTGCAGGTGTCTGGGAGGTGTCCGCTCATTGAGTGGGACTGGGAAGGACCTTCCTGCAGACAGATAATATATGTGCTCCGAGACGTGCCCTGAGCCCTGGCCTCCCATCCAAGGCTACAGAAAAGTCTGGTTAAAAATAAAGCTACATGCAGTTaccctgctgggggggagggacaggcagtgcCACAATCCCTGCACTCAGGAACAATATGGGTTGGATGCTTCAGCTGTTGAGAAAGCAATTTACTGCAAATCAATAGGTCTAAGCTGTTCTCCAgtgtggttagatgttgatagatgtttggctgtgtgagtgtgttccctctgtgtgccgccccagccctgagcagacagctggcatggcagaCCTCGAGGGAatcacccaatgaccacaagatccattaaggttTGAAGGCatccagccaggtttattgtcgacaaaggctggtactagtatcccgcagactctatcggaccactaatacatgtatgcccgtaacaatggaccagctcagtgagcGGCAGgactttccgttcctccctaaggccagacaaagatactccctctgatatacatctttataccccgaTACAAATAAGTTAGTACTGCCCCTTTGACATAGTTAGTTACCACCCCCGACATGACTAGTTATTACCCATTACCTTGTActtgttggtttgatcaaaacatctttattatctgctgtcatcctgaccttatcttttaggagggtcagtgtgttcctcttatccttggggaatgtttttgttccatccttgatatcgggatgttctgGTATCACTTGATATcggggtgtgtttgtgtgagcacttcttaggaatgtgtatttctgcaatatcagccctgttcttgccaaattctgtgagcaggtcctgcctcataccaggcctctaatacaaggtcttatgtctcaggctctcttcctactacatccAGGACTTAGGCCAAAGCAAACGAGCACGTGAGCCACTAAGTCAGGCTGGCCCTGCTGACCCATGTTCCAGGCctgtgcacagggctggggctggggtttaAATGGGGACTTGTTCCTCTTCCAGTTCCCCTACCCTCCTTCTTAGGGAGTGTGCCTTGATCAGGTTTGGAATCCAGGCTGGCCACATACTGTGAGCTCCTGTTGTCGCAACGCTTCACCCTTTGCCCTGGCTCTAGTCTCACGGGCTCTGAGGCAGGGTGGAATGTGCTGGCTGGATCTCGGGGCGCTCTTTACGGTATTGACTCTGTCCTGGGCATTGCTGTGTTGATCCCACCGTGGCAGAATGACATTTTGGCACCTGGTCTTGCTGCCTTATTGCTGTGGAATTTTGatgccacctcctccccactaTGTGGTGATGACATCATGACACCTCCCATGCGGCATCGCGCTGGGTTTCGAGGACGTTTCATCTTGTGCCATCACAGCAATAGTTTGACGCTGCCACATGAAAACGTTTTGGGGTCACATTTGTAATCACCCTGGGACTGAAACAGgggtgccccagctctgccccataGAGCCAGTAAGTATAATGCTGGCTGGGCCTGGCCTTACAGCTCCCCATGTGTCTGAAGCCGgaacatggcagcagctgcaggagcagtgaAAGCTTGTATTGATTCAATGGATATTCTGTGCCTGTGT
Proteins encoded in this region:
- the LOC142000575 gene encoding maestro heat-like repeat-containing protein family member 2A, which encodes MLHVRDPSPEAATACYAAFQVCAPFIGLTGLGGAFDSRLLTGASGERHEHLMGHVCKQLAQKDPVLLDSLIMETCLHLHSHWEGIRLAAAKLAGETVPSDQHPDGDGEQGGVTLPSRPGCSSGARPTKAVV